In Flavobacteriales bacterium, one genomic interval encodes:
- a CDS encoding YceI family protein produces the protein MKKLMLIAALLPLGLCAQDRYATRDGNITFTSDTPVEKIHAENGKVTCVFDAATGAIEFAALIRGFEFEKALMQEHFNENYMESAKFPKATFKGTLTGLPEGASKPGTYPVTAAGVLSIHGVTKGIEEKATIVVNEDGTMKADCTFIVAPEDHDIVIPSVVRKSIAETVQVVVALVLAKM, from the coding sequence ATGAAGAAATTGATGCTTATAGCCGCATTATTGCCCTTAGGCCTATGCGCACAGGATAGGTATGCCACGCGTGATGGTAATATCACGTTCACATCAGATACGCCCGTGGAAAAGATCCATGCGGAGAATGGCAAGGTGACGTGTGTTTTCGATGCAGCTACGGGTGCTATTGAATTCGCGGCATTGATCCGTGGGTTCGAGTTCGAAAAAGCGTTGATGCAGGAACACTTCAACGAGAATTATATGGAAAGTGCCAAGTTCCCTAAAGCTACGTTCAAAGGCACACTTACCGGTTTGCCGGAAGGGGCATCGAAACCCGGAACTTATCCCGTGACCGCGGCGGGGGTTCTTTCGATCCACGGTGTTACAAAAGGGATCGAGGAAAAAGCGACCATCGTGGTGAACGAGGACGGTACCATGAAAGCTGATTGTACATTCATTGTTGCTCCGGAGGATCACGATATCGTGATCCCTAGTGTTGTACGAAAGAGCATTGCAGAAACCGTTCAGGTAGTTGTGGCGCTGGTACTTGCCAAAATGTGA
- a CDS encoding T9SS type A sorting domain-containing protein, protein MKLFVTFFVLSVSAFCIAQPTIPITDAISVGSTFTLVSGTWLDQTEVGADITWDYSTAGEISIFNMTVSEVTTSSFASLFPSASMVLIGDGLNMFVSKDEDVVYTHGSASDFSEVVLDAPLPLIEYPISISTDWTASVSGMNQTDSQTVNTSSVAVGFGTLLLPWGQLENVLKVHSYSTTTRFGDILIVSVDTMELYYSNNFPWYVARTLKRQRYVGVGIPDPEFSFLYAGENSFVGIAEQQHNGMVVKAFPNPASDMVIIAAMGHSQGTQVQVFDAAGRSVQLGKLVPKSNLVQLDVSSWESGLYVVRVKHADGSNGSARFIVNN, encoded by the coding sequence ATGAAGCTATTCGTCACCTTTTTCGTCCTATCAGTTTCCGCATTCTGCATCGCTCAGCCCACCATTCCAATAACTGACGCGATCTCCGTTGGGAGCACCTTCACGCTAGTTTCTGGAACGTGGTTAGACCAAACTGAAGTGGGAGCGGATATAACGTGGGATTACTCTACAGCTGGAGAAATAAGCATTTTCAACATGACTGTTTCGGAAGTTACTACGAGCAGCTTTGCTTCTCTATTTCCAAGTGCATCAATGGTACTAATAGGCGATGGTTTAAACATGTTCGTGAGTAAAGATGAAGATGTGGTATACACACATGGGTCTGCAAGTGATTTTTCAGAAGTCGTTTTGGATGCACCATTGCCCCTGATCGAATATCCGATATCCATTTCGACGGATTGGACGGCATCGGTTAGTGGAATGAACCAGACAGACTCACAGACTGTTAATACCTCTAGCGTTGCGGTGGGATTTGGCACGCTCTTATTGCCTTGGGGCCAACTAGAGAATGTCCTAAAAGTACATAGTTATTCTACGACAACAAGATTCGGTGACATACTAATTGTCAGCGTAGATACGATGGAATTGTATTACTCGAACAACTTTCCTTGGTATGTAGCACGAACATTAAAACGTCAACGTTACGTCGGCGTTGGGATACCAGACCCTGAGTTCAGTTTCTTATATGCTGGAGAAAACAGTTTCGTCGGAATTGCCGAGCAACAGCATAATGGTATGGTCGTTAAAGCCTTTCCGAATCCAGCATCGGATATGGTGATAATTGCGGCAATGGGGCATAGTCAAGGAACGCAGGTGCAAGTATTCGATGCTGCGGGACGTTCGGTCCAACTCGGTAAGCTTGTGCCGAAGAGCAACTTGGTTCAACTCGATGTTTCTAGTTGGGAGAGCGGGCTGTATGTGGTGAGAGTTAAGCATGCTGATGGGAGCAATGGCAGCGCGCGCTTTATTGTGAATAATTGA
- the nhaD gene encoding sodium:proton antiporter NhaD yields the protein MFILMAVIFVLGYIAIALEHPLHINKAASAILVGALVWAVLMLGQDSIFPDGAEHGSDGLIHQLHEHLGEIGSILFFLMGAMTIVELIDVYEGFRVITDRITSTKKTSLMWIVGILTFFLSAVLDNLTTTIVMCALLRKLIKDKETLWIFTGVVVIAANAGGAWSPIGDVTTIMLWVGGQVTTFNIMMKLILPSLVCVVLPLLWIGRMLKGNIERPDKVKLTGHHQSNVTDGERSLVFWLGVSALLFVPVFKAITHLPPFVGVMLGLGVLWIVTEILHQRSNADQRGDLLVSAVLRKIDLPSVLFFLGILVAVAGLQVAGHLTLLAKGLDSALGDIYLINGAIGVLSAIVDNVPLVAAAMGMYPMSQYPADHLFWELLALCAGTGGSLLIIGSAAGVAAMGIINIDFIWYLKKMTFPAVLGYLGGIVTFWLIWN from the coding sequence ATGTTCATCTTAATGGCCGTCATTTTTGTTCTAGGCTATATCGCCATTGCTCTGGAACACCCGTTACACATCAATAAGGCCGCATCGGCGATATTGGTCGGTGCGCTGGTGTGGGCGGTGCTCATGCTGGGCCAGGACAGTATATTTCCCGATGGTGCTGAGCATGGTTCCGATGGCTTGATACACCAACTGCATGAGCACTTAGGCGAGATCGGTAGCATTCTGTTCTTCCTGATGGGCGCCATGACCATCGTCGAGCTGATAGACGTTTACGAAGGCTTCCGTGTGATCACTGATCGGATCACATCCACGAAGAAGACGAGTTTGATGTGGATCGTGGGTATCCTTACGTTCTTTCTGAGCGCAGTACTGGATAACCTTACCACCACGATCGTCATGTGCGCGCTTTTGCGCAAGTTGATCAAGGACAAGGAGACACTCTGGATCTTTACCGGTGTGGTCGTGATCGCTGCAAACGCTGGCGGCGCTTGGAGCCCGATCGGTGATGTTACCACGATAATGCTTTGGGTGGGTGGTCAGGTCACCACATTCAATATCATGATGAAGTTGATCCTTCCTAGCTTGGTGTGCGTTGTGCTGCCATTATTATGGATCGGCCGCATGCTCAAAGGAAACATCGAACGCCCGGATAAGGTAAAGTTGACAGGGCACCACCAAAGCAACGTGACCGATGGTGAGCGTTCGTTGGTCTTTTGGTTGGGTGTTTCGGCACTCTTGTTCGTGCCCGTGTTCAAAGCGATCACCCATTTACCTCCGTTCGTTGGCGTAATGTTAGGCCTAGGTGTTCTTTGGATAGTTACCGAGATCCTCCATCAACGCAGTAATGCTGATCAACGCGGCGATCTCCTGGTTTCCGCTGTACTGCGTAAGATCGATCTGCCTAGCGTTCTGTTCTTCTTAGGGATCCTGGTCGCCGTTGCTGGGTTGCAGGTCGCAGGCCATTTGACCTTACTGGCCAAAGGGTTGGACAGTGCATTAGGAGATATTTATTTGATCAACGGCGCCATCGGAGTGCTCTCGGCCATTGTGGATAACGTCCCATTGGTTGCTGCCGCCATGGGCATGTATCCCATGAGCCAATATCCGGCAGATCATTTATTCTGGGAGTTGCTTGCTCTATGTGCAGGTACAGGCGGTAGCTTATTGATCATCGGTTCCGCTGCTGGCGTTGCCGCGATGGGGATCATTAACATCGATTTCATCTGGTACCTGAAGAAAATGACCTTCCCAGCCGTGCTTGGATACCTTGGTGGTATTGTCACATTCTGGTTGATCTGGAATTAG
- a CDS encoding site-2 protease family protein, whose product MAGSIRGGLPIFSFKGIGVFIHWTFLLLPAYIAFSGWQDGMVLSEILQEVGLVLIVFVCVLLHEFGHSLTALRYGVRTKNIVLLPIGGVASLERMPEEPHKEFWITLAGPMVNLVIALLAFGLIAITGVTESFSDILLGATEWTSTLMFIFGMNIFLFLFNLIPAYPMDGGRLLRSLLSMRMPRPKATKIAGRIGQVMAVLFVLAAIYQEAPFLGLIGVFIFMAAGAEIRTLAPKTTANAGLIRSHMTSTFTSLLGTNTVAKALEELARNDEELIVVLDTNEVKGIITRDELLATSPETLLSALSITRVPACRINDMAEHVGRYMLTHGYPISLVMENGSLVGIVTAASLREQVAPLSGISVQRPEVL is encoded by the coding sequence ATGGCCGGATCCATCCGCGGCGGCTTGCCCATCTTTTCCTTCAAAGGCATCGGTGTATTCATACACTGGACGTTCCTGCTGTTGCCGGCGTACATCGCGTTCAGTGGCTGGCAGGATGGTATGGTGCTATCCGAGATCCTCCAGGAAGTGGGCTTAGTGCTGATCGTATTCGTCTGCGTACTGCTCCATGAGTTCGGACACTCGCTAACGGCGTTGCGCTATGGCGTGCGAACAAAGAACATCGTGTTATTGCCTATTGGTGGAGTAGCCAGCTTGGAGCGTATGCCCGAAGAACCACACAAGGAATTCTGGATCACGCTGGCCGGGCCGATGGTGAATCTTGTGATCGCGCTACTGGCGTTCGGGTTGATAGCGATCACGGGAGTAACTGAATCTTTCTCGGATATTCTTTTAGGCGCGACCGAGTGGACCAGCACATTGATGTTCATTTTCGGGATGAATATTTTTCTGTTCCTGTTCAATCTGATCCCGGCCTATCCCATGGATGGCGGAAGATTATTACGCTCACTACTAAGTATGCGTATGCCACGACCTAAGGCAACGAAAATTGCGGGTCGCATTGGTCAAGTGATGGCGGTGCTATTCGTACTGGCCGCTATTTATCAGGAAGCACCCTTCCTTGGGCTGATCGGCGTGTTCATTTTCATGGCAGCTGGTGCCGAGATCCGCACATTAGCGCCTAAGACCACAGCAAATGCCGGACTGATACGGTCGCACATGACATCAACCTTCACTTCACTATTGGGCACCAACACGGTCGCAAAAGCGTTGGAGGAATTGGCTCGTAACGATGAAGAACTAATAGTCGTGTTGGACACTAACGAAGTGAAAGGCATCATAACCCGTGATGAACTGCTTGCTACTTCTCCGGAAACGTTGCTTTCAGCATTATCAATAACCCGTGTACCGGCTTGCCGTATCAATGATATGGCGGAACATGTTGGTAGGTACATGCTTACGCATGGCTACCCTATCAGTCTCGTGATGGAGAATGGATCCCTGGTTGGTATTGTAACCGCTGCCAGTTTAAGAGAGCAAGTAGCACCACTCTCCGGCATCTCCGTGCAGCGACCAGAGGTGTTATAG
- a CDS encoding DinB family protein — protein MTQGQQLAQMMGRSREYTMLYFNKLKDQDLQRLFVCEGVPLNTAYWVIAHLTASQNGLILMATGGEFKKFSWAKHFMPGAQQVPIADRPPFDEVLTLFHSIHAKSIAHVAGLTDEALQGPNLTGIAMIGHTVHDVVTHSIRHEALHAGHLSWLCKLCGVKTM, from the coding sequence ATGACACAAGGACAACAATTAGCCCAAATGATGGGCCGCTCACGCGAGTACACCATGTTGTACTTCAACAAGCTGAAAGATCAGGACCTGCAAAGGCTTTTTGTTTGCGAGGGTGTTCCACTCAACACCGCGTATTGGGTGATAGCACACCTTACGGCCAGCCAGAACGGCCTTATTCTGATGGCCACAGGTGGCGAGTTCAAAAAATTCTCATGGGCCAAACATTTCATGCCTGGTGCCCAGCAGGTACCTATCGCCGATCGTCCTCCTTTCGATGAGGTGCTCACGTTGTTCCATTCGATCCACGCGAAGTCGATCGCACATGTTGCAGGACTGACGGATGAAGCCTTGCAAGGACCTAACTTGACAGGGATAGCGATGATCGGTCATACCGTGCATGATGTGGTAACCCATTCAATTCGACATGAAGCCCTGCATGCCGGACATCTTAGCTGGCTGTGCAAACTGTGCGGCGTAAAAACAATGTGA
- a CDS encoding universal stress protein — MAHILIPTDFSANAFNAAAYAIELYGSAGNTFTLLHAYMSISDPTILQAAGLEAEIMREADSALTDLAEQLREKFAGVDLDLQQSMMTGDVFSAILAHADEEQNPDLVVMGTQGASGLEEVLLGTHTADVIKRCHLPVLTIPEEAKYRTPRRIVMADDGGPVDRASIKVLVDIARWSQSEIMIVRVFQKEGASNTDDHDSPYDVVLGAIPHSFHSISGENVSKALHDMADQSDADLVVVMHRQRSMFAQLFHRSTAAKLAMHTHIPMLVLQQGTN; from the coding sequence ATGGCGCATATATTGATACCCACGGATTTCAGCGCCAATGCGTTCAATGCCGCAGCTTATGCAATTGAACTTTACGGGTCAGCGGGAAACACCTTTACCCTGCTGCATGCGTACATGTCGATCTCTGACCCTACCATTCTTCAGGCTGCTGGATTAGAAGCAGAGATAATGCGTGAGGCAGATTCTGCACTTACGGACCTTGCAGAACAGCTAAGAGAAAAATTTGCCGGAGTTGACCTCGACCTTCAGCAGAGCATGATGACCGGTGATGTGTTCTCCGCCATTCTTGCACATGCTGACGAAGAACAGAACCCGGATCTTGTAGTGATGGGTACTCAAGGCGCAAGCGGCTTAGAGGAAGTATTGTTGGGAACGCACACTGCGGATGTGATCAAACGCTGCCATTTACCAGTGCTCACGATACCCGAAGAGGCCAAATACAGAACCCCTCGACGTATTGTAATGGCCGATGATGGCGGTCCTGTGGATCGTGCATCCATCAAAGTCCTGGTTGACATTGCACGATGGTCCCAAAGTGAGATCATGATCGTTCGCGTCTTCCAGAAAGAAGGCGCCAGCAATACTGATGATCACGATTCCCCCTACGATGTAGTGCTCGGCGCGATCCCGCATTCATTCCATAGCATAAGTGGAGAGAACGTTTCGAAGGCATTGCACGATATGGCCGATCAAAGCGATGCTGATCTGGTCGTGGTCATGCATCGTCAACGCAGTATGTTCGCCCAGCTCTTTCATAGAAGCACAGCGGCGAAGCTCGCCATGCACACCCACATTCCTATGCTGGTGCTGCAACAGGGTACGAACTAA
- a CDS encoding polysaccharide biosynthesis C-terminal domain-containing protein → MIKPILGTVGSRVTITLLNLLLVMATGKMLGVTGLGTISLIILGITLILLLSHVVGGGALAYLAPRYAAKRLLGPAYLWATLSALVAYGVLTILPMVPDGFALHVAALAWLFALVSIHTNMLLGRKRIGAQNMLLILQSALLLGTYWFLLHRDGADLMDYIHAAYVAHGCTALISWIAMFSSGDPVPDDGRSAWRALFLQGGMVQGANAMQLINYRFTYVLLETLQGLGILGIFSVAVQLAESAWLAPKSLGTVLYAEVSNTTDPVRQRNATLTILKAALVFAAVVVILLLLVPEPVYQWFFGDEVVGLRPIIAIMVPGLLAMAASQAFSHYFSGTGQNQHNLIGSGIALCITLLAGYLLVKAYGLWGAAATASVAYFANGIYQAVVFSRLTGASARQFLPGRADWERLVGVLGKVRGRG, encoded by the coding sequence ATGATCAAACCCATTCTCGGCACGGTGGGTTCGCGGGTCACCATCACCCTTCTCAACCTCTTGTTGGTCATGGCCACCGGCAAAATGCTGGGCGTTACCGGGCTTGGGACCATCAGTCTGATCATTCTGGGCATCACCCTCATCCTGTTGCTAAGCCATGTGGTCGGTGGTGGCGCATTGGCTTATTTAGCACCACGCTATGCCGCGAAACGCTTGCTGGGTCCCGCGTATCTCTGGGCCACGTTATCGGCGTTGGTGGCTTATGGTGTATTGACCATCTTACCGATGGTACCGGACGGTTTCGCTTTGCATGTAGCGGCCTTGGCGTGGTTGTTCGCGTTGGTCTCTATTCACACCAACATGCTTTTGGGCCGCAAGCGGATCGGTGCGCAGAACATGCTGTTGATCCTGCAAAGTGCCTTGTTACTCGGCACATATTGGTTCCTCTTGCACCGCGATGGTGCCGACCTGATGGATTACATACACGCCGCTTACGTCGCACACGGTTGCACGGCATTGATCTCCTGGATAGCGATGTTCAGCTCGGGTGATCCTGTGCCGGACGATGGCCGCTCAGCGTGGAGAGCCTTGTTCCTCCAAGGCGGCATGGTTCAAGGAGCAAATGCCATGCAACTCATCAACTACCGGTTCACGTATGTCTTGCTGGAAACATTACAAGGCCTCGGCATTCTGGGCATCTTCTCGGTAGCCGTGCAACTCGCCGAAAGCGCGTGGTTGGCCCCAAAAAGCTTGGGCACAGTACTCTATGCCGAAGTCAGCAACACCACGGACCCCGTGCGCCAACGCAATGCCACGCTCACCATTCTCAAAGCCGCGCTGGTCTTTGCCGCAGTGGTCGTGATCCTGCTCTTGCTCGTTCCGGAACCCGTGTATCAATGGTTCTTCGGTGATGAGGTCGTTGGGCTGCGCCCCATCATCGCCATCATGGTACCAGGCCTGTTGGCCATGGCCGCCTCGCAAGCCTTCAGCCATTACTTCAGTGGCACAGGCCAGAATCAGCACAACTTGATCGGTAGCGGAATTGCTTTGTGCATTACACTGCTAGCAGGCTACCTCCTGGTAAAGGCCTACGGCCTCTGGGGTGCAGCCGCTACGGCCTCGGTTGCCTATTTCGCCAATGGCATTTACCAAGCGGTTGTTTTCTCGCGGCTTACGGGAGCTAGTGCGCGGCAGTTCTTGCCGGGGCGAGCTGATTGGGAGCGGTTGGTTGGGGTTTTGGGGAAGGTGCGGGGGCGTGGATAA
- a CDS encoding glycosyltransferase yields the protein MHVLFIPKWYPGRQDPQLGDFLRKQAEAASSYVKMSVLVIEAVEDNDLQETVETTKDLWELRIPYRHNRNPIGVMRKLINLRRYLRAANRGQQRIWQERGKPDLTHAYIMTRPALVAWLFSRKFRIPYIIGEQSSEYLDGTIEKKSATYLAASHFFFRRAKGVTAVSSFLGDQLIKLGFTAKYDVAPNVIPGLDRPLPPRVKPGQFLMVADLVDKTKNVSGVLNALHIARQTEPGLRLSVIGDGPDRDTLQKLAASKGLSRSVAFLGRLPNTGVLDHMATVSAVIINSRVETFSVVTGEALAQGKPVIATRCGGPMAFVEPGNGILIDIDDDNALAQAMIKITHDAESYDPIKIRAGLSERFSPSVVGETLAKIYTKALND from the coding sequence ATGCACGTTCTATTCATACCCAAATGGTACCCCGGTAGGCAAGATCCGCAGCTCGGGGATTTTCTACGGAAACAGGCGGAGGCAGCATCCAGCTACGTGAAAATGTCCGTGCTGGTCATCGAAGCGGTAGAGGATAATGATCTACAGGAAACGGTAGAAACAACGAAGGACCTGTGGGAACTCCGTATCCCTTATCGGCATAACCGGAACCCAATTGGTGTGATGCGGAAGCTGATCAACCTACGTCGCTATTTGCGTGCTGCGAACCGAGGCCAACAGCGCATTTGGCAAGAACGTGGCAAGCCGGATCTCACGCACGCCTACATCATGACCAGACCCGCATTGGTCGCTTGGTTGTTCAGCAGGAAGTTCCGTATTCCGTACATCATCGGTGAACAGAGCAGTGAATACCTTGATGGCACGATCGAAAAAAAGAGTGCCACGTATTTAGCGGCAAGCCATTTCTTCTTCCGACGGGCGAAGGGGGTAACAGCCGTATCAAGCTTTCTGGGAGATCAACTGATCAAATTGGGATTCACAGCGAAGTATGACGTTGCCCCCAATGTGATACCGGGGCTCGACCGCCCCTTACCACCGCGTGTAAAACCCGGCCAATTCCTGATGGTCGCGGATCTGGTAGACAAGACCAAGAATGTGAGCGGAGTCCTCAACGCATTGCACATCGCTCGCCAAACTGAGCCGGGACTGCGCTTGAGCGTGATCGGCGACGGTCCGGATCGGGATACCCTTCAAAAACTCGCTGCATCGAAAGGATTGAGCCGTTCGGTAGCCTTCTTAGGTCGATTGCCCAATACCGGCGTTCTGGATCATATGGCAACCGTTAGCGCGGTGATCATCAACAGTCGTGTGGAAACCTTTAGTGTAGTGACCGGTGAAGCACTTGCCCAAGGCAAACCAGTGATCGCCACGCGATGCGGAGGACCAATGGCCTTTGTTGAACCGGGAAATGGGATCTTGATCGACATAGATGACGATAATGCCTTGGCGCAAGCGATGATCAAGATCACGCACGATGCGGAGAGCTATGACCCAATTAAGATACGCGCCGGATTGAGTGAACGCTTCAGTCCAAGCGTTGTAGGTGAAACCCTTGCAAAGATCTACACGAAAGCACTGAATGACTGA
- a CDS encoding DUF488 domain-containing protein, with amino-acid sequence MGAKTVYTIGHSTHSLAEFAEMLESFDIQTLVDIRGMPGSSKFPHFNKEVLEVSMEEMGIHYLHLAGLGGRRKVHKDSKNTRWEKASFRGYADYMETAEFEAAAAQLEQIARKQRTAYMCAEAVWWRCHRSMVSDHLKAKGWTVMHIMAIGKAQEHRYTAPARNIGGKVFYNEEA; translated from the coding sequence ATGGGGGCAAAAACCGTTTATACCATCGGGCATTCCACCCACAGTCTCGCAGAATTCGCGGAAATGTTGGAGTCATTCGACATTCAAACCCTTGTAGACATCCGGGGAATGCCAGGATCTAGCAAGTTTCCCCACTTCAACAAGGAAGTATTAGAGGTCTCCATGGAGGAAATGGGAATACATTACCTGCACCTTGCTGGCTTAGGCGGAAGGAGAAAGGTCCATAAGGATTCGAAGAATACCCGCTGGGAAAAGGCCTCCTTCAGAGGATATGCCGACTACATGGAAACCGCGGAATTTGAGGCTGCTGCCGCGCAACTGGAGCAGATTGCACGCAAACAACGCACAGCCTATATGTGTGCCGAAGCGGTTTGGTGGCGGTGTCATCGTTCCATGGTTTCCGATCATTTGAAAGCAAAGGGCTGGACGGTGATGCACATCATGGCGATCGGCAAAGCCCAAGAACACCGCTACACGGCGCCGGCACGAAATATTGGTGGAAAAGTCTTTTACAATGAAGAGGCGTAG
- a CDS encoding aryl-sulfate sulfotransferase: MTKTLTLTATLLFSAIGNSQTVGLLQHTPENLEDGYVLFAPMSGTETYLIDKCGREVKSWSSAYRPGQSVYLLPDGKLLRPGNVGNLTFNAGGKGGIIEIIEWDGTVSWSYDLSSMAICQHHDIRGLPNGNVLAIVWESKTSGDAINQGRDPALTPNAVWSETILEIQPTGLTTGTVVWKWDLWDHLVQDFDQSKPNFGVIAENPQLMDINYGASDLQSDWVHMNSIDYDPVLDQILLSPHSFDEIWIIDHSTSTAEAASHSGGNSGQGGDLLYRWGNPAVYGQGSNQDKKLFGQHNARWIENDLPFGDHIMIFNNGEGRPDGSYSTVEVIDPPVMGWNYDTSLPFGPATTAWNYNYGDPHNYYAQRLSSAQQLRNGNVLITNGPAGIFTEVNAVGDPVWNYVNPVSGTTIAPQYSIPSSNNAFRSAFYPISYSGFAGQTLVAGTTIEDTNPVSDACGLTVGLMESTGYDVLEVYPNPAFDNITIQFGSAIPQGTRLSMYNAIGQCIYSHFITSSNTVYTIPVAEFSGGMYVVKVNGRDLHWERRLTIVR; this comes from the coding sequence ATGACCAAGACCCTAACACTCACGGCTACGCTACTTTTCAGCGCAATAGGCAACAGCCAAACCGTTGGCTTACTTCAGCACACCCCAGAGAATCTGGAGGATGGCTATGTACTATTCGCGCCAATGTCCGGCACAGAAACTTATTTGATCGACAAATGCGGTCGTGAGGTAAAGAGCTGGAGCAGTGCGTACCGTCCTGGGCAATCGGTGTACTTGTTGCCTGATGGAAAGCTGTTACGTCCTGGGAATGTGGGGAACTTGACATTCAACGCGGGCGGCAAGGGCGGTATCATCGAGATCATTGAATGGGATGGCACGGTTTCATGGAGCTATGACCTTAGCTCGATGGCAATTTGCCAGCACCACGATATCCGCGGATTACCCAATGGCAATGTATTGGCGATCGTATGGGAGAGCAAGACCAGCGGAGATGCCATTAATCAAGGCCGCGATCCCGCGTTAACGCCCAATGCCGTTTGGAGCGAAACCATTCTGGAGATCCAACCCACAGGTCTGACTACCGGCACAGTCGTTTGGAAATGGGATCTTTGGGACCACTTGGTGCAGGACTTTGACCAGAGCAAGCCCAATTTTGGTGTGATCGCTGAGAATCCACAGCTAATGGACATTAATTATGGCGCCAGCGATCTGCAAAGTGATTGGGTCCACATGAATTCGATCGACTATGATCCGGTCTTGGACCAGATCTTACTCAGCCCGCACAGTTTCGACGAGATCTGGATCATAGACCATAGTACAAGCACTGCCGAAGCGGCCAGCCATAGCGGAGGCAATTCTGGCCAAGGTGGCGACCTGCTCTACCGATGGGGCAATCCAGCGGTCTACGGCCAAGGGTCGAACCAGGACAAAAAGCTCTTTGGGCAGCATAACGCACGCTGGATCGAAAATGACCTCCCCTTTGGAGATCACATCATGATCTTCAACAATGGTGAAGGACGTCCTGATGGTAGCTACAGTACAGTTGAAGTAATAGACCCGCCAGTAATGGGTTGGAACTATGATACCAGCTTGCCTTTTGGTCCGGCCACCACGGCTTGGAACTATAACTACGGCGACCCACACAATTACTATGCACAGCGTCTTTCAAGTGCGCAGCAGCTTAGAAATGGAAACGTATTGATAACGAACGGTCCGGCAGGCATTTTCACGGAAGTAAATGCTGTAGGCGATCCGGTTTGGAACTACGTTAACCCGGTTTCCGGCACAACGATCGCTCCTCAATATTCCATACCATCTTCGAATAATGCATTCCGGAGCGCCTTCTATCCAATTTCTTACTCAGGATTTGCGGGTCAAACGCTCGTTGCGGGAACTACCATTGAGGACACGAACCCTGTGTCGGATGCATGCGGCCTAACGGTAGGTTTAATGGAAAGCACAGGTTATGACGTTCTGGAAGTCTACCCGAACCCTGCGTTCGATAACATCACGATCCAGTTCGGTAGTGCGATCCCACAGGGCACTAGGCTCAGCATGTATAATGCAATAGGCCAATGTATTTACAGTCATTTCATAACCAGCTCAAACACAGTTTACACGATCCCGGTCGCGGAATTTTCCGGCGGGATGTATGTTGTGAAGGTAAATGGCCGTGACCTTCACTGGGAACGCCGCTTGACTATCGTACGATAA